TTCACCGTCTGGGGTCCAATGCCAAGAGATGGAGTCCTCACAGTCTGGGGTCAGCATGGTCTGCAAGGTTAGAGATGTAAGCGTAATGAACTCCTGCAGCTGTGCGGGTGTGTCCAAACGGGCGACTGATTTGATCCAGTTCTCATCCTGAAGCTCCTTCATCACAGATCTCTGCTTTCTGGTGGCGATATTGAAGAGCCCGGGGGCTAGCAATCACAAAGGGCCCTTATCCGTCCAGTCGTCATGCCAGAACAAAGATTTCGGTCGTTACCCAGCACGATGGTGGTGGATGCCCTGAACAGCGCCATGTCCTCCTCGTCGCAAGGTAGGGCGGAGCTCGCCCACTGCCGGTCAGGGTCGGTCCACATGAGCCAGGGCCAACGCAGACGGAGAGCTCTACCAAACCTTTCAAGGTCCGTGATCCCGAGCCCACCCAGGGCCTTAGGCCTGCACATCGTCTTCCAGTTTACTAGGGAGTGGCCCCCAGTCGCATTTTTGAAATTGTCACCGCACCAGATGAAGTTACGAGAAATCTTGCTAAGCTTGTGATTTGCCCAAGCCGGAAGGGGGAGCGCAGTGAGGTGGTGGGTGGCAATAGCGCACAAGACAGACTTCGCCAAGGAGACCCTTCCCGGCCATGCTAAGTTCTTGCCCTTCCACCCGGTAATCTGCACAAGACATAAAAATTTGGTAATTGCGAGTATATTATGTTGCTTGGGTGAGGAGATATGCATGTGTCTCCTGTCCATGCACCTCGACTAGAAGAAAAAAAAACGCACAAGCTACATAGCAACTGGGACTAATCTTGCCACAACAAACCTTAGTCAACCCGCGGCTGCCACCCAAAATGTGACTGACAAAATGACCATCATAAATGCTACAAGATTTGGCAAAACTAAGCCTATGATATGTAGACCATATGGCTACAAAAGTCTGGCAACCCACGTGTGTGACAATGAACCAAACATCTGCATAACATGTTGTGGCATGACTAAAGTTAGGCATGATAATAAGACTTGCAAACCCAACATGTCTCCAGTGATACACATTATGTCACATCACATAAGCTAAAGTAAAAAAAAAGTAACTGTCGATCAGCACTTAGCTGAACTAAACAAAACGTTCTTTAAAAGATCTTTCTGCAGTATACACGCCAGCACCAAGTATATACATCATCAGCCAGGAGTCAGCTGGACCTAAGCTTTTCCCGTTTACCCGTGCACGTGTGCAGCATGTACAGAGCACGTTCGGGCACTCGCCTAGATTCGGAAATGCACCGGATTCACTACTCACTGTCGCACGAGGTACGTACTACGTACGGTCGATATTGATCACTGCCCCGTACCGCCGCGCGTGCCCGGCTGCAGCGCCAGCTTCGCGGTGTCCTTCCACAGCCGCgcctccatctccttctccatgACCTTTCTCTCCGCGCGCCTCAGCGACGCCTCCAGCTCCTCGATCCGCTCCCGGCTCCTCCGGTGCAGGAGCTCCTGCAGCCGCCTCTCCAGCTCCACTGCCGGCACTCCCTCGTcaccgcgctcctcctcctcgtgtCCATCCTCTGAATCTCGCCTTCGCCTCGCACTGTAGCCGCCTCTCCCGGCTCCAGCTCCGAATCCCCCGTCCAGCTCGATGAACGACTCCCCGTCCGACGACTGCACTCAGAAGAACACAAATAGAAAACAACACGCAATTATTTGCTTTTAGTTAACTGCTACGCAACATCATGAGCAAAAGTGCAGAACTTGATGTATTCATGAGAGGAAGCAATCATTCAAACCTCGGGTGTTCCTTGCTCGGTGCGGCAGTTGAGCTGCAACTGCGCCCCAGCGACATCCACGGCCATCGAGCTCGTAGGGTTCTCCACTTCAGACGACGTCTCGCTCGCGCCGCTCGCGGTCTCCATGGCAGACGAGGAGGCGGCAGCATGGCCACACGGCTCTCGGTCGAGGTCGAACAGCGGGTTTCCTGTCAGCGCGTAGAACAGCCCGTCTCTTCGTTTCCGTCCAGCACGCCTATCACGACGGAAATGGCGGCGACGCGCCGGTTCGGGAGAAGATGAAGAGGTGGCGCCGGCGCCTTGGCCGTCCGTGCGCGTACTGGACGAAGCGTGGCACTGGCACGGCGAATCAGTCGTCGTGGCGACCTTCGTCGTCCTGACCACCAGCTGGTCCCTCATCTCCCGTAGGAGCCCCTCCATCTCCGCGCGCACCTCGGCCATCTTGTTTAGCTCGACGCAGGTCTTGGCGAGGAGGAACAGCAGGCTCAGCCCCATGCCGGCCGCTTCCGTCGATGACGCACCGCGGGTCGCCGCTTTCCATCCTGCTGCTGCACGTACGCGACGACGCAATGACACGCAAAATTTTCAGAGATTCAGCAAAAAGAGGCTAGCTGTAATGAAATATGAAGCTGAAACCACCAACAAGCGCACGCACCTGAGGAGTCGGTCGACGCGGCCTCGCTCTTCTCGGCGGCGACCTGAtccttccgcccgccgccgcctttcCTGCCGAGCCTGACGAACCGGAGCCGCGCGCAGGTGAACATCGGGATGCGCAGCCGCGGCGTCCCGGGGGAAGGCGGCGAGGGCGGCATGGCGGCGTCCACCGCCACCTCGTCTCCGCCGTCGCTGTCGACGAGGCAGTCGGagattctcttcttcttcttggtcgtcCCCGCTGCTCCGTCAATGCCGCCCCCTACCGCTGATGCCATTGAGCACGATCTTGGCGGAGAGAGGCTGAGAGAGAGGAAGTGAGATAGAGAGCAGAGGATGGGCAGGACGGCCGGCGTGGCGTGTGGAGAAAAGCAGCGAAGCGTGGGCGGGCGGCAGCGGGAGTGGCGTTGGTACGGTGTGGACGCGGGACACGTCGTCGCGCGCCTGTTGCCGGACCTGTGGCAACTGCCCGGCCCGGCCCGGGGAAAACAACATTCCCTATACAAAATCCGTGGGTGGTCGGCCTGCGTCGTACGCGACGGAGCAAGTCGTTGGAAAGAACAGGATATAATGCCTCGAATGAATGATCGAATCTTCTCACAACTGGGGATGTGCAGGGTTTGCGTTGGCCGGACGCCCTCGTCGTCGCCGAACTTCCGTGCGTGGTCGTGCTCAGGCCTCCAGGGCGTCGCTCACATCAAAGAGCATCGGCGTGATGGATCCAGTCCAACGAGGCACCCACAATGGCCTGATGGCGCGGCATAGCAACAGCATCTCTTGGTGTGACATCCTCCTGTGTTCCCATGACACTGCTGATATCCGTTCCATCTGCAGGGTGCAGGCCACGGCGGATCTCACCGTCGCTCCGCCGCTTTCACTCTCGGCCGGCTAGAGCAGTTCCGTACTTGAGGAAATCGCTTAAAATAAGTGCAAGTGCAGAGACGTTGGCTGTCGCGTGGGATTATCAGTAATAAGCATATTACAGTATACTAGGAGTACAAGATAATCTAGTCCTATAGTCTTGAAAGATGGTACCAAATCCAACATGGGCACCTCTCAATCTCATGCGTCACGTCACATCAGGCAGGACCCCCCGGCAACAGTTCCATTCCTCCAATCATTGATCGCCGATGCAGTAACAGAGACTAGTACACTATATTTTACTTCGAGGTACTTGACACCCCGTCTGATTGGCAGCATGGCCGCCACCGGCGCAAGACGCCGTTCCGGGCCGGCCCCTCCGCCGAGCCCCGCCAGAGGCGACAGGACAAAGAAAACCGTCGCAGCGCCGTGGGGGCGACCTATTCCGCGGCTCTGCCGACTTGCCGCCATCCTCCATGCATGAGTCCACAGACCAGTCCGCAGGCTCGCGGCGGTACCAGTATGGCAAGACGGCACCCGACAAAGCAGACGAGGCCGTCGCGGACGACGAGCCGCCCGGACACCGGCAGGACTTCGATCCATCAGTCTGGGTTTCTTTCCGATTAGACGAATGCATGTGTGCGTCCCTCTCGTTACGGCTGTTGGCGGATCTCGATGGATCCGGAGACTGGACGCTGGCGAGTCTCCGAGCCACCGAGTGGGTGATTGATCGACCGACGGGTCGGGAGGTCAGATCTAGTCTGTCGTGTTAGCGTGGTAGGGTGCAACCTGCAGCGTGATTAAAGCCGGCGATTTCGCGGGCAGGGCGTCAGAATCGATCGACGAAGCTTCCTTCGTGTACAACTGGAGCAGGAGTATCTATATCTATATTACTTATAAAAGAGCAAACATTATCTTTTCTAAGTACACCCTATAGAACGTACACGGATACATTACCACCGCATGATTAGTCCCACTAAAATCAATCTAACGGCTAGGCTTAACTTAATCTATTCtttgtgtgcacttagcaatttacattgactggCCGTACTCCACCGTGAAGGAAAATATGAAagtccatgcctggtcaattaaaaaACTGTAATCACGGACACACCTATTAAGAAACTAATAACTGgcgcatctaattattaggaaactaatcacgaaCGCATCCTATTATTAGGAAACGAATCACGGGCGCATCCTATGATTAGGAAAATAATCATGCGTGCATCCTATTAGGAAATTAATCACGAATGCGTCTAATTATTAGTAAATTAATGACGGATGCATCCTATTAGATAACTAATCATGAACAGATCTAATTATCTATACTACTTATAAAAGAGCAAACATTATCTTTTCTAAGTGCACTCCACGGAACGTACACGGATACATTACCACCGCATGATTAGTCCCATTAAACTCAATCTAACGGTTAGGCTTAACCTAATCTATtttctgtgtgcacttagcaatttataTTGACTGGCCGTACTCCACCGTGAAGGAAAATATAAAAGTCCACGACTGGTCAATTAGGAAACTGTAATCACGGACACATCCTATTAAGAAACTAATCACTGgcgcatctaattattaggaaactaatcacgaaCGCATCCTATTATTAGGAAACGAATCACGGGCGCATCCTATGATCTATATACTTATAAAAGAGCAAATATTATCTTTTCTAAGTACACCCCATAGAACGTACACGGATACATTACCACCACATGATTAGTCCCACTAAACTCAATCTAACGGCTAGGCTTAACTTAATCTATtctctgtgtgcacttagcaatttacattgactgatcGTACTCCATCGTGAAGGAAAATATGAAAGTCCACGCCTAGTCAATTAGGAAACTGTAATCACGGACACACCTATTAAGAAACTAATAACTGGCGCATCTagttattaggaaactaatcacgaaCGCATCCTATTATTAGGAAACGAATCACGGGCGCATCCTATGATTAGGAAAATAATCATGCGTGCATCCTATTAGGAAATTAATCACGAATGCGTCTAATTATTAGTAAATTAATGACGGATGCATCCTATTAGATAACTAATCATGAACAGATCTAATTATCTATACTACTTATAAAAGAGCAAACATTATCTTTTCTAAGTGCACTCCACGGAACGTACACGGATACATTACCACCGCATGATTAGTCCCACTAAACTCAATCTAACGGTTAGGCTTAACCTAATCTATt
Above is a window of Triticum aestivum cultivar Chinese Spring chromosome 6B, IWGSC CS RefSeq v2.1, whole genome shotgun sequence DNA encoding:
- the LOC123133949 gene encoding uncharacterized protein translates to MASAVGGGIDGAAGTTKKKKRISDCLVDSDGGDEVAVDAAMPPSPPSPGTPRLRIPMFTCARLRFVRLGRKGGGGRKDQVAAEKSEAASTDSSAAGWKAATRGASSTEAAGMGLSLLFLLAKTCVELNKMAEVRAEMEGLLREMRDQLVVRTTKVATTTDSPCQCHASSSTRTDGQGAGATSSSSPEPARRRHFRRDRRAGRKRRDGLFYALTGNPLFDLDREPCGHAAASSSAMETASGASETSSEVENPTSSMAVDVAGAQLQLNCRTEQGTPESSDGESFIELDGGFGAGAGRGGYSARRRRDSEDGHEEEERGDEGVPAVELERRLQELLHRRSRERIEELEASLRRAERKVMEKEMEARLWKDTAKLALQPGTRGGTGQ